A part of Oncorhynchus kisutch isolate 150728-3 linkage group LG2, Okis_V2, whole genome shotgun sequence genomic DNA contains:
- the slc12a8 gene encoding solute carrier family 12 member 8 has product MEALPFGWMLHRSNVEDVTELLKTRESRRASGSKTTPVQDLFHEDAQGSQHLSQPWWRVKLFVWEPVLFGTWDGVFTTCMINIFGVVLFLRTGWLVGNLGVLLGMLLVSVVVIVALVTVMSGIGVCERCGVGSGGVYSMISTVLGGRVGGTVGLLYVFGQCVAGAMYITGFSESIAQLLSLQSEWAVRGMSVAVLLGLLGINLAGVKWIVRLQLILLAVLAVSTLDFVIGTFSHLDPEHGFVGYSEELLRKNTLPDYTTGEGFFTVFGVFFPAATGVMAGFNMSSDLQRPEHNIPVGTLAAVCTSWFLYLVFVFLLGAICTREALHFDFLIAEKVSLVGFLFLLGLYISSLASCMGGLYGAPRILQVIAQERVIPALAFLAQGKGPNKTPVAAIVLTSLLTMAFIFIGQVNVLAPIVTINFMLTYSFIDYSYFSVAMTYNLQPREKRVGPAKRPGTGASSFTSHTSKPLMTTTHQGYGTEGDVSSPGKGTLLEFTRDMDQIFPLPNGGEQETEKDKATEKVSMPGLRGRIRRVKAPAKKTLMDSFGLDLNSNAFPSEGDGEGDAGVDPAPPGLGECIFPQERPGEPSPDPEEVIQDKTLLPGRNPIELDPPGSQRENTGSDCKPDYQGSEIQLMPDSFYAKFCNHWIALIGALCSILIMFVIQWVYALANITVALVLFLYIGKASPGLPIGVASRFSFFRWIRTTLSNLGRGELPRDQIIVTPSLSGVGMETRQLTEENLDFASRDRYHQSSFIEPDRMAHLQLN; this is encoded by the exons GGGTCGCAGCATCTCTCTCAGCCATGGTGGAGGGTGAAGCTGTTTGTGTGGGAGCCTGTCCTGTTTGGGACGTGGGACGGAGTGTTTACTACCTGTATGATCAACATCTTTGGTGTGGTGTTGTTCCTCCGCACTGGGTGGCTGGTG GGGAACCTAGGTGTATTGCTAGGTATGCTCCTGGTATCCGTGGTGGTTATCGTTGCCCTGGTAACAGTGATGTCAGGCATCGGCGTCTGCGAACGCTGTGGGGTCGGTAGTGGTGGAGTTTACTCCATGATCTCTACTGTCCTGGGAGGAAGAGTAGGTGGGACCGTGGGGCTCCTGTATGTTTTCGGCCAG TGTGTGGCTGGAGCCATGTATATCACAGGGTTCTCAGAGTCTATTGCTCAGCTCCTGAGCCTGCAGAGTGAGTGGGCCGTTAGAGGGATGTCTGTGGCTGTCCTGCTCGGCCTTCTGGGTATTAACCTCGCCGGGGTCAAATGGATCGTCCGTCTCCAGCTGATACTACTGGCCGTGCTGGCTGTCTCAACGCTGGACTTCGTTATTGGGACGTTTTCACACCTCGACCCAG AGCATGGCTTCGTAGGGTACTCTGAGGAGCTGCTACGTAAGAACACTCTACCAGACTACACGACAGGAGAAGGATTCTTCACTGTGTTTGGAGTGTTCTTCCCCGCTGCTACAG GTGTGATGGCAGGTTTCAACATGAGCTCAGATCTGCAGAGACCGGAACACAACATCCCTGTGGGAACACTGGCTGCCGTCTGTACCTC ATGGTTCCTGTATCTGGTCTTTGTGTTCCTGCTGGGAGCCATCTGCACCAGAGAGGCACTGCACTTTGACTTCTTAATAGCAGAAAAG GTCTCCTTGGTGGGTTTCTTGTTTCTCCTGGGCCTCTACATCTCCTCGCTGGCCTCCTGCATGGGCGGTCTGTACGGGGCACCCAGGATCCTCCAGGTCATTGCCCAGGAGAGGGTCATCCCAGCCCTCGCCTTCCTGGCACAAGGG aaAGGTCCTAATAAGACTCCGGTGGCGGCCATAGTCTTGACTAGCCTGCTGACCATGGCTTTCATCTTCATCGGACAGGTCAACGTCCTAGCCCCCATCGTCACCATCAACTTCATGCTCACCTACAGCTTCATTGACTACTCCTACttcag CGTGGCGATGACCTATAACCTCCAGCCCAGAGAGAAGAGGGTTGGTCCTGCCAAGAGGCCTGGGACTGGAGCCTCATCCTTCACAAGCCATACATCCAAACCCCTCATGACCACCACCCACCAG GGTTATGGTACAGAGGGGGATGTTTCGAGCCCAGGGAAGGGGACTCTGTTAGAGTTTACTAGGGATATGGACCAGATCTTTCCCCTGCCCAATGGTGGTGAACAGGAGACAGAAAAGGACAAGGCCACAGAGAAGGTTTCCATGCCAGGCCTGAGAGGCAGGATCAGGAGGGTGAAGGCCCCTGCCAAGAAGACTCTGATGGACAGCTTTGGGCTAGACCTTAACAGCAATGCCTtccctagtgagggagatggagaaggagatgcAGGGGTTGATCCGGCTCCCCCAGGTCTAGGAGAGTGTATCTTCCCCCAGGAAAGACCTGGAGAGCCCAGCCCAGACCCGGAGGAAGTGATACAGGACAAGACCCTCCTTCCCGGTCGTAACCCCATAGAGCTTGACCCTCCAGGATCACAGAGAGAAAACACTG GTTCTGACTGTAAACCAGACTACCAGGGATCAGAAATCCAACTGATGCCTGATTCCTTCTATGCCAAATTCTGCAACCACTGGATTGCACTGATTGGT GCATTATGTTCCATCCTGATCATGTTTGTCATTCAGTGGGTCTACGCCTTGGCCAATATAACAGTCGCCTTGGTCCTCTTCCTCTACATTGGAAAAGCAAGCCCTGGACTTCCAATAG gaGTGGCATCTCGTTTCAGCTTTTTCAGATGGATTAGGACAACCCTGAGCAACCTAGGAAG GGGTGAGCTTCCTCGGGACCAGATTATTGTGACACCCTCTCTGTCAGGAGTCGGCATGGAAACTAGGCAGCTGACAGAGGAAAACCTGGACTTTGCCTCTCGGGACCGCTACCACCAGTCTTCCTTTATCGAACCAGACAGGATGGCGCACCTACAACTTAACTAA